In Saccharothrix violaceirubra, the following are encoded in one genomic region:
- a CDS encoding glycosyltransferase, translating into MRMLFTFVGGSGHFRPLVPLAEAVAAAGHVVAFAASPARRAEIEAAGFAAFPVGPESGPPERRPLLVPDREREDHDLREGFVRRMAARNVPEYLELFGRWRPDVVVCEEVDFGGVLAAEKLGLPYANVQVIASGSFIRPEVVGEALGELRAAHGLPADPDLVMRHRHLLLSPFPPSLRDPAFPLPDNAFPIRPPVGATARSDKPTVYFTLGTVFNSESGDLFARVLDGLEDLPVDVIATVGHHVDPAEFGVRRPGVRIERYVPQDEILPRCDLVISHGGSGSVVGTLAHGLPMVLVPLGADQPHNADQCVRLGVAGKLDPVTATPEDVRAVVHEVLTNPDHRRAAERVRAEILGLPEPARAVPLLERLAGPRDHPLSAPDMA; encoded by the coding sequence ATGCGCATGCTGTTCACGTTCGTTGGTGGATCAGGACATTTCCGTCCGCTGGTACCCCTGGCCGAAGCGGTGGCCGCCGCCGGGCACGTGGTCGCGTTCGCGGCGTCGCCGGCCCGGCGGGCGGAGATCGAGGCGGCCGGGTTCGCGGCGTTCCCGGTCGGGCCCGAGTCCGGTCCGCCGGAGCGGCGGCCGTTGCTCGTGCCCGACCGGGAACGGGAGGACCACGACCTGCGCGAAGGCTTCGTCCGGCGGATGGCGGCCCGCAACGTGCCGGAATACCTGGAACTCTTCGGGCGGTGGCGGCCGGACGTCGTGGTGTGCGAGGAGGTCGACTTCGGCGGCGTGCTCGCCGCCGAGAAGCTGGGGCTGCCCTACGCCAACGTCCAGGTGATCGCGTCCGGGTCGTTCATCCGTCCCGAGGTCGTCGGCGAGGCGTTGGGCGAGTTGCGGGCCGCCCACGGTCTGCCCGCCGATCCGGACCTGGTCATGCGACACCGGCACCTGCTGCTGTCGCCGTTCCCGCCCAGCCTGCGCGACCCGGCGTTCCCGTTGCCGGACAACGCCTTCCCGATCCGGCCGCCGGTCGGGGCGACGGCGCGGTCCGACAAGCCCACCGTGTACTTCACGTTGGGCACGGTGTTCAACAGCGAGTCCGGCGACCTGTTCGCCCGCGTGCTCGACGGCCTGGAGGACCTGCCGGTCGACGTGATCGCCACGGTGGGCCACCACGTCGACCCGGCCGAGTTCGGCGTCCGCCGCCCCGGCGTGCGCATCGAGCGGTACGTGCCCCAGGACGAGATCCTGCCGCGCTGCGACCTCGTGATCTCGCACGGCGGGTCGGGCAGCGTGGTCGGCACGCTCGCGCACGGCCTGCCGATGGTGCTCGTCCCGCTGGGCGCCGACCAGCCGCACAACGCCGACCAGTGCGTCAGGCTGGGCGTGGCGGGAAAGCTGGACCCGGTGACCGCCACGCCCGAGGACGTCCGCGCGGTCGTGCACGAGGTGCTGACGAATCCGGACCACCGGCGGGCCGCCGAACGCGTGCGGGCCGAGATCCTGGGACTGCCCGAACCGGCACGGGCCGTGCCGCTGCTCGAACGGCTCGCCGGACCGCGCGATCACCCGTTGTCCGCACCGGACATGGCGTAG
- a CDS encoding class I SAM-dependent methyltransferase encodes MSEFDKHFWAERYAHPGGHAHGPNAHLVAAASELPPGRALDAGSGHGADARWLAARGWRVTAVDIAAPAVVADGVEWITADLAEWVPDVDGYDLVTSHYVHPMTEELVARLAASVAPGGILLIVGHDPDDRHSAHSSRLTAGQISSTVDGDGWEVLVAEARTVDGPHGHALRDAVFSARKVVGGGWAVP; translated from the coding sequence ATGTCCGAGTTCGACAAGCACTTCTGGGCAGAGCGCTATGCCCACCCGGGTGGTCATGCCCACGGGCCCAACGCGCACCTGGTCGCGGCGGCGTCCGAACTTCCGCCCGGCCGTGCGTTGGACGCCGGGAGCGGTCACGGTGCCGACGCGCGGTGGCTGGCGGCGCGGGGGTGGCGGGTGACGGCGGTCGACATCGCGGCACCCGCCGTGGTGGCCGACGGGGTCGAGTGGATCACCGCCGATCTTGCCGAGTGGGTGCCGGACGTCGACGGATACGACCTGGTCACGTCGCATTACGTCCACCCGATGACCGAGGAGCTGGTCGCGCGGTTGGCCGCGTCCGTGGCGCCCGGCGGCATTCTGCTGATCGTCGGTCACGATCCGGACGATCGGCACAGTGCCCACTCGTCGCGGCTCACGGCGGGGCAGATCTCGTCCACTGTGGACGGTGATGGGTGGGAGGTCCTGGTGGCCGAGGCCCGGACGGTCGACGGGCCGCATGGGCATGCGTTGCGCGACGCCGTGTTCTCGGCACGCAAGGTCGTCGGCGGGGGGTGGGCGGTTCCCTGA